In Erigeron canadensis isolate Cc75 chromosome 1, C_canadensis_v1, whole genome shotgun sequence, a single window of DNA contains:
- the LOC122584881 gene encoding uncharacterized protein LOC122584881 isoform X1, with translation MDYDDNEFQGQNRQLASEGCSKAFPVLNPYALPKFDFDDSLNGHLTFNSLGENDTFLGITNQEDNQWIEQYSRGSSGIDFNSSTVESRRGNVWSEATSSESVEMLLKSVGQEEKAVQETIIENLDACNEPRNLTEVMDPNLNQESQKNQISSTESYSVVPSEKPNLCVSEEKVEKTFDDVIQKEGEHLVNEALVDNPGPAENVGASIETVNNQESLQLVSADASGLSKDVSLGSAEQSVLRKENSVSVESHTNNTEVSLSVENLSAETSSPLNEIPAPISETDDHESPRSITGSLTKISSVNCSSVENIEIGTGKDVQDVCLTEKADASLPMRSGDLDIEAVHALDNQKNVEQSLCVEKENTVIAYNFESSVPAQIEQVAVTESDKRSSHDTSDVHVNPDADDQPKSPIFGVSLVHQDNKGNVDGFPCEGNPQNEIPQDESVVASGVENPISLVEKEASPILDEKAVSGMDFHCATPVESCSASQIEQKPGSNNADQETGNSSQLDSLQGQEESIIIIKANESNEHQTFVDADRPSEINDKGKFEAAKEVSHDSSMPSKIIDDVGKEVQSVSPDKAMQEEKHFTFEVNKSAVLGQDGGSFSSYPTFQVSNLPKVIDGQTKDSSSGKSDGKKLHEVSGSSQKPGVLTSQIGVKGKSERKPRRKSAGKEVTKKSNHPKEITPARSLVRGEISAVSLTPLATGQVTHFEAVKSQENITKPGVAFSSPKLPDLNNSTSMFQQPFTDNQQVQLRAQILVYGSLISGSPPEESHMIAAFGQSDGGRTWEGVWRTCIERLRGQKSQPIHNTPTQPRSDLTNAGSRTEQGIKQPSLHTKIPSSPIVAAANQGTQPNIASMIPLSSPLWNIPAPSNSLLSTGMPKPARLDYHQPLSPLHPYQTTPVQNFSALNPSWLSQGPFAGQWVTASPIPTFNPTPRFPSLPINEPVKLTPVKELAMKHTSNPMTQSSVPTTFSEPSGDPKSRKRKKVTSSVLPTSQPAQNVEKVVIPEETLTKVEESKIQAEEANKHAVNAASQCHGVWSQLERQYNCGLNSDDEAKLVSSAVSIAAAASVAKVAAAAAKIASDLADQARSMATVFLSNKSQTADQSGHVNRFDKATTDAILKAAEMAAEAVSQAGKIVAMSEPVPLRDLIEAGPEGYWKTPQSASKQQALVAGNLKGTEKRVESTPEVSNKGNLISESGLSGKKNSENLAENQTMDVDDVSVPFTRHAKDKRKPRVRKGLEMPKSVGDVPEPEIGSITEGCLVEVYKNDDKGNGDWFGANVSSLKDGKALVSYTEIQSDEGQLKEWVPFVFEDTEVPKIRVAHPVTTMRLEGNRKRRRTASTDFVWSSGDRVDVWIQDRWREGVVIETNKIDVTSLTVKFPAQGETSVVRSWFVRPTLVWKDGKWLECDPSDKLLSAQGDSRQEKRLKLGSPVVENKRDDGSSENVDHVDLGKQDESRTLPLSTQESVFTVGSSRDNKRLATHRTMKDGLQKEGPRVVFGVPKPGKKQKFMEVSKHYVADVTNKNKIPHDSVKFTKYLIPQAPGSRGLKNNSRSDAKEKEAVETRTRIIRKPPIPTVRSLNFPKSTTRENNQISQTRADSGTDSENQLDQQNQMEIGSSSNIEDVPRYSESNSAEPQKGFSTKSERSNKRKFVPTGRKAAQVEKSLPEVVETRRSNRKIQPTSRLLEGLQSSITTSKTPAASHSTYRSPKVTPRGNTKNA, from the exons ATGGACTATGATGATAATGAATTTCAAGGACAAAATCGCCAATTAGCATCAGAAGGGTGCTCAAAAGCTTTCCCTGTTTTGAATCCGTATGCTCTTCCCAAGTTTGATTTTGACGATAGCCTCAACGGGCATTTAACTTTTAACAGCTTGGGTGAAAACGACACTTTCCTTGGTATCACTAATCAAGAGGACAATCAGTGGATCGAGCAATATTCACGTGGAAGTAGTGGAATAGATTTCAATTCAAGTACTGTGGAATCAAGACGTGGCAATGTATGGTCTGAAGCAACATCTTCAGAATCTGTTGAGATGCTTCTAAAATCAGTTGGACAGGAAGAAAAAGCTGTGCAAGAAACAATAATTGAAAATTTGGATGCATGTAATGAGCCAAGAAACTTAACTGAAGTTATGGATCCCAATTTGAATCAAGAATctcaaaaaaatcaaatatctagCACAGAGTCGTATTCTGTAGTTCCTAGTGAGAAGCCTAATCTATGTGTTTCAGAGGAAAAAGTGGAAAAAACATTTGATGATGTAATTCAAAAGGAAGGCGAGCATTTGGTGAATGAGGCCTTGGTAGACAACCCGGGCCCTGCAGAGAATGTTGGTGCAAGTATTGAGACGGTAAATAATCAAGAAAGCCTGCAGCTGGTTTCTGCTGATGCCAGTGGTTTGTCAAAAGACGTGTCTCTTGGTTCTGCAGAACAAAGCGTTCTACGTAAAGAAAATAGTGTGAGTGTTGAAAGTCATACAAATAACACAGAAGTGTCTCTTTCTGTGGAGAACCTGTCAGCTGAAACTAGCAGCCCGCTCAATGAAATCCCAGCCCCAATTTCAGAAACAGATGATCATGAATCTCCAAGGTCTATTACAGGTTCTTTGACTAAGATATCTTCTGTCAATTGTTCCTCTGTTGAAAATATCGAAATTGGCACTGGAAAGGATGTCCAAGATGTATGTTTAACTGAAAAGGCCGACGCAAGCTTGCCCATGAGAAGTGGTGATTTGGACATTGAGGCTGTTCATGCTCTTGATAATCAAAAGAATGTTGAACAATCTTTATGTGTGGAAAAAGAGAATACAGTAATAGCTTATAATTTCGAATCTAGCGTGCCTGCTCAAATTGAACAag TTGCCGTTACAGAATCTGATAAAAGGTCATCTCATGACACGTCTGATGTTCATGTTAATCCTGATGCCGATGACCAACCAAAATCACCTATTTTTGGGGTGAGTTTAGTGCACCAGGATAACAAAGGAAATGTGGATGGATTCCCGTGTGAGGGAAATCCCCAAAACGAAATTCCACAGGATGAAAGTGTGGTTGCTTCTGGTGTAGAGAATCCAATATCTTTAGTTGAAAAAGAAGCATCTCCTATTCTTGATGAAAAAGCTGTATCTGGGATGGATTTTCACTGTGCAACACCGGTTGAAAGCTGTAGTGCAAGCCAGATTGAACAAAAACCCGGGAGTAATAATGCCGATCAAGAAACGGGGAATAGTTCTCAGTTAGATAGTTTACAGGGCCAGGAGGAgtcaattataattataaaag CCAATGAGTCAAATGAGCATCAAACTTTTGTTGATGCAGATCGTCCATCTGAAATCAATGATAAAGGCAAATTCGAGGCTGCCAAGGAAGTCAGTCATGATAGTTCTATGCCTTCTAAGATCATTGATGATGTGGGAAAAGAAGTTCAGTCAGTGTCTCCAGAtaaagccatgcaagaagagaaACACTTTACTTTTGAGGTCAACAAAAGTGCCGTTCTTGGACAAGATGGCGGTAgtttttcgtcatatcctacatTTCAAGTTTCTAATTTGCCAAAG GTTATTGATGGGCAAACCAAAGATTCTAGTAGCGGCAAATCGGATGGCAAGAAATTGCATGAAGTTTCTGGTAGTTCACAGAAGCCAGGTGTTTTGACCTCTCAAATAGGTGTTAAGGGGAAATCTGAGCGTAAACCTAGGCGAAAATCAGCTGGGAAGGAAGTTACTAAGAAAAGTAACCACCCGAAGGAAATAACTCCTGCAAGGAGTTTAGTACGAGGAGAAATATCAGCCGTGTCACTAACCCCTCTTGCAACGGGACAAGTTACTCATTTTGAAGCGGTCAAGTCCCAAGAGAATATTACAAAACCTGGGGTTGCTTTTTCATCACCAAAGCTTCCAGATTTGAACAATTCAACGTCTATGTTTCAGCAGCCATTTACTGATAATCAACAAGTGCAATTGCGTGCACAGATATTAGTCTATGGATCTTTGAT ATCAGGGTCTCCGCCTGAAGAGTCTCATATGATTGCTGCATTTGGGCAATCTG ATGGCGGACGGACTTGGGAGGGTGTTTGGCGCACTTGTATAGAAAGGCTTCGTGGACAGAAGTCCCAGCCCATACACAATACCCCTACACAACCACGATCAG ACTTGACAAATGCAGGTAGCAGAACTGAACAAGGAATTAAACAACCTTCTCTGCATACTAAGATTCCATCTTCACCTATTGTAGCAGCAGCCAACCAGGGTACACAACCAAATATTGCCTCCATGATTCCTCTTTCATCACCTTTATGGAATATCCCTGCCCCTTCTAACAGTTTGCTGTCTACTGGCATGCCAAAACCTGCCCGTCTTGATTATCATCAACCACTTTCTCCTCTACATCCTTACCAAACTACACCAGTTCAGAATTTTAGTGCGCTTAACCCTTCTTGGTTATCTCAGGGACCCTTTGCTGGTCAATGGGTAACTGCTTCTCCAATTCCCACTTTTAATCCGACCCCTCGTTTCCCCTCATTGCCTATAAATGAGCCAGTGAAATTGACCCCGGTCAAAGAATTGGCTATGAAGCATACATCTAATCCAATGACTCAAAGTTCCGTTCCTACCACATTTTCTGAGCCTTCCGGTGATCCCAAAAGCAGAAAGAGGAAAAAGGTTACTTCTTCCGTATTGCCTACTTCTCAACCTGCTCAAAATGTCGAGAAAGTTGTAATACCTGAGGAGACTTTGACCAAAGTTGAGGAGTCAAAGATACAAGCCGAGGAGGCCAATAAGCATGCTGTTAATGCAGCGAGTCAATGCCATGGTGTCTGGAGCCAACTAGAAAGACAATACAATTGTGGTTTGAATTCTGATGATGAAGCAAAACTGGTATCTTCAGCTGTTTCAATAGCAGCTGCTGCTTCTGTTGCTAAGGTGGCTGCAGCTGCTGCCAAAATTGCGTCAGATCTCGCGGATCAGGCAAGGTCGATGGCCACcgtttttttatcaaataaaagcCAAACTGCAGATCAAAGCGGCCATGTCAACAGATTTGATAAAGCTACTACTGATGCAATTTTAAAAGCTGCCGAGATGGCAGCTGAAGCAGTATCTCAAGCTGGAAAAATTGTTGCAATGAGTGAACCGGTGCCCTTAAGAGATTTGATTGAAGCAGGTCCTGAGGGTTACTGGAAGACTCCCCAGTCAGCATCCAAGCAGCAAGCTTTAGTTGCAGGAAATTTGAAGGGTACTGAGAAGAGAGTTGAATCTACCCCTGAAGTATCTAATAAAGGAAACTTGATTTCAGAATCTGGTTTATCAGGAAAAAAGAATTCTGAGAATTTGGCAGAGAATCAGACAATGGATGTTGATGATGTCTCGGTTCCCTTTACAAGGCATGCAAAGGACAAGAGAAAGCCAAGGGTTCGTAAAGGTCTTGAAATGCCAAAATCTGTCGGGGATGTACCTGAACCAGAGATTGGATCTATTACGGAAGGATGTCTAGTGGAG GTGTACAAAAATGACGATAAAGGTAATGGGGACTGGTTTGGAGCTAATGTATCGAGCTTGAAGGATGGAAAAGCCCTTGTATCTTACACGGAAATCCAATCGGATGAAG GGCAATTAAAAGAATGGGTCCCATTTGTGTTTGAGGACACCGAGGTACCCAAGATACGAGTAGCCCATCCTGTGACTACCATGCGTCTCGAAGGGAATAGAAAAAGGCGTAGGACAGCTTCGACAGATTTTGTGTGGTCCAGTGGAGATCGCGTGGATGTGTGGATACAGGATCG TTGGCGTGAGGGGGTTGTCATCGAGACAAACAAGATTGATGTTACTTCTCTGACCGTTAAATTCCCAG CTCAAGGAGAGACATCAGTCGTTAGATCATGGTTTGTTCGGCCTACTCTTGTCTGGAAGGATGGCAAATGGCTTGAGTGCGATCCATCTGATAAACTCCTTTCAGCTCAG GGGGACTCACGACAGGAAAAGCGATTAAAACTGGGAAGTCCTGTTGTGGAGAATAAAAGGGACGATGGGTCATCAGAGAATGTTGACCATGTTGACCTGGGAAAACAAGATGAGTCAAGAACTCTACCTTTGTCTACCCAAGAAAGTGTATTTACTGTTGGTAGCAGTAGAGACAATAAGAGGCTTGCTACTCATAGAACAATGAAGGATGGCTTGCAAAAGGAAGGCCCACGAGTAGTTTTTGGTGTTCCTAAACCCGGAAAAAAGCAGAAATTTATGGAAGTAAGCAAACATTATGTTGCTGATGTCACCAACAAGAATAAAATTCCACATGATTCTGTCAAGTTTACCAAATATTTGATCCCTCAAGCACCGGGATCACGTGGTTTAAAAAACAATTCTAGAAGTGACGCAAAGGAGAAAGAAGCTGTTGAAACCAGAACAAGAATCATCAGAAAGCCTCCAATTCCTACTGTCAGATCATTAAATTTTCCTAAATCCACAACCcgtgaaaataatcaaataagtCAAACGAGAGCGGATTCTGGCACTGATAGTGAGAACCAATTGGATCAACAAAACCAGATGGAGATCGGGTCCTCTTCCAACATTGAGGATGTACCAAGATATTCAGAATCAAATTCTGCGGAGCCTCAAAAGGGATTTTCTACCAAGTCTGAGCGCTCTAACAAACGGAAGTTTGTACCTACAGGCCGAAAGGCAGCTCAAGTTGAAAAATCACTTCCAGAAGTTGTGGAGACCCGGAGATCAAATCGTAAAATTCAGCCTACCTCAAGG TTATTAGAAGGTTTGCAAAGTTCTATTACTACTTCAAAGACACCTGCTGCTTCGCATTCTACTTACAGAAGCCCCAAGGTTACCCCAAGAG GAAACACGAAAAATGCTTGA
- the LOC122584881 gene encoding uncharacterized protein LOC122584881 isoform X2, translating into MDYDDNEFQGQNRQLASEGCSKAFPVLNPYALPKFDFDDSLNGHLTFNSLGENDTFLGITNQEDNQWIEQYSRGSSGIDFNSSTVESRRGNVWSEATSSESVEMLLKSVGQEEKAVQETIIENLDACNEPRNLTEVMDPNLNQESQKNQISSTESYSVVPSEKPNLCVSEEKVEKTFDDVIQKEGEHLVNEALVDNPGPAENVGASIETVNNQESLQLVSADASGLSKDVSLGSAEQSVLRKENSVSVESHTNNTEVSLSVENLSAETSSPLNEIPAPISETDDHESPRSITGSLTKISSVNCSSVENIEIGTGKDVQDVCLTEKADASLPMRSGDLDIEAVHALDNQKNVEQSLCVEKENTVIAYNFESSVPAQIEQVAVTESDKRSSHDTSDVHVNPDADDQPKSPIFGVSLVHQDNKGNVDGFPCEGNPQNEIPQDESVVASGVENPISLVEKEASPILDEKAVSGMDFHCATPVESCSASQIEQKPGSNNADQETGNSSQLDSLQGQEESIIIIKDRPSEINDKGKFEAAKEVSHDSSMPSKIIDDVGKEVQSVSPDKAMQEEKHFTFEVNKSAVLGQDGGSFSSYPTFQVSNLPKVIDGQTKDSSSGKSDGKKLHEVSGSSQKPGVLTSQIGVKGKSERKPRRKSAGKEVTKKSNHPKEITPARSLVRGEISAVSLTPLATGQVTHFEAVKSQENITKPGVAFSSPKLPDLNNSTSMFQQPFTDNQQVQLRAQILVYGSLISGSPPEESHMIAAFGQSDGGRTWEGVWRTCIERLRGQKSQPIHNTPTQPRSDLTNAGSRTEQGIKQPSLHTKIPSSPIVAAANQGTQPNIASMIPLSSPLWNIPAPSNSLLSTGMPKPARLDYHQPLSPLHPYQTTPVQNFSALNPSWLSQGPFAGQWVTASPIPTFNPTPRFPSLPINEPVKLTPVKELAMKHTSNPMTQSSVPTTFSEPSGDPKSRKRKKVTSSVLPTSQPAQNVEKVVIPEETLTKVEESKIQAEEANKHAVNAASQCHGVWSQLERQYNCGLNSDDEAKLVSSAVSIAAAASVAKVAAAAAKIASDLADQARSMATVFLSNKSQTADQSGHVNRFDKATTDAILKAAEMAAEAVSQAGKIVAMSEPVPLRDLIEAGPEGYWKTPQSASKQQALVAGNLKGTEKRVESTPEVSNKGNLISESGLSGKKNSENLAENQTMDVDDVSVPFTRHAKDKRKPRVRKGLEMPKSVGDVPEPEIGSITEGCLVEVYKNDDKGNGDWFGANVSSLKDGKALVSYTEIQSDEGQLKEWVPFVFEDTEVPKIRVAHPVTTMRLEGNRKRRRTASTDFVWSSGDRVDVWIQDRWREGVVIETNKIDVTSLTVKFPAQGETSVVRSWFVRPTLVWKDGKWLECDPSDKLLSAQGDSRQEKRLKLGSPVVENKRDDGSSENVDHVDLGKQDESRTLPLSTQESVFTVGSSRDNKRLATHRTMKDGLQKEGPRVVFGVPKPGKKQKFMEVSKHYVADVTNKNKIPHDSVKFTKYLIPQAPGSRGLKNNSRSDAKEKEAVETRTRIIRKPPIPTVRSLNFPKSTTRENNQISQTRADSGTDSENQLDQQNQMEIGSSSNIEDVPRYSESNSAEPQKGFSTKSERSNKRKFVPTGRKAAQVEKSLPEVVETRRSNRKIQPTSRLLEGLQSSITTSKTPAASHSTYRSPKVTPRGNTKNA; encoded by the exons ATGGACTATGATGATAATGAATTTCAAGGACAAAATCGCCAATTAGCATCAGAAGGGTGCTCAAAAGCTTTCCCTGTTTTGAATCCGTATGCTCTTCCCAAGTTTGATTTTGACGATAGCCTCAACGGGCATTTAACTTTTAACAGCTTGGGTGAAAACGACACTTTCCTTGGTATCACTAATCAAGAGGACAATCAGTGGATCGAGCAATATTCACGTGGAAGTAGTGGAATAGATTTCAATTCAAGTACTGTGGAATCAAGACGTGGCAATGTATGGTCTGAAGCAACATCTTCAGAATCTGTTGAGATGCTTCTAAAATCAGTTGGACAGGAAGAAAAAGCTGTGCAAGAAACAATAATTGAAAATTTGGATGCATGTAATGAGCCAAGAAACTTAACTGAAGTTATGGATCCCAATTTGAATCAAGAATctcaaaaaaatcaaatatctagCACAGAGTCGTATTCTGTAGTTCCTAGTGAGAAGCCTAATCTATGTGTTTCAGAGGAAAAAGTGGAAAAAACATTTGATGATGTAATTCAAAAGGAAGGCGAGCATTTGGTGAATGAGGCCTTGGTAGACAACCCGGGCCCTGCAGAGAATGTTGGTGCAAGTATTGAGACGGTAAATAATCAAGAAAGCCTGCAGCTGGTTTCTGCTGATGCCAGTGGTTTGTCAAAAGACGTGTCTCTTGGTTCTGCAGAACAAAGCGTTCTACGTAAAGAAAATAGTGTGAGTGTTGAAAGTCATACAAATAACACAGAAGTGTCTCTTTCTGTGGAGAACCTGTCAGCTGAAACTAGCAGCCCGCTCAATGAAATCCCAGCCCCAATTTCAGAAACAGATGATCATGAATCTCCAAGGTCTATTACAGGTTCTTTGACTAAGATATCTTCTGTCAATTGTTCCTCTGTTGAAAATATCGAAATTGGCACTGGAAAGGATGTCCAAGATGTATGTTTAACTGAAAAGGCCGACGCAAGCTTGCCCATGAGAAGTGGTGATTTGGACATTGAGGCTGTTCATGCTCTTGATAATCAAAAGAATGTTGAACAATCTTTATGTGTGGAAAAAGAGAATACAGTAATAGCTTATAATTTCGAATCTAGCGTGCCTGCTCAAATTGAACAag TTGCCGTTACAGAATCTGATAAAAGGTCATCTCATGACACGTCTGATGTTCATGTTAATCCTGATGCCGATGACCAACCAAAATCACCTATTTTTGGGGTGAGTTTAGTGCACCAGGATAACAAAGGAAATGTGGATGGATTCCCGTGTGAGGGAAATCCCCAAAACGAAATTCCACAGGATGAAAGTGTGGTTGCTTCTGGTGTAGAGAATCCAATATCTTTAGTTGAAAAAGAAGCATCTCCTATTCTTGATGAAAAAGCTGTATCTGGGATGGATTTTCACTGTGCAACACCGGTTGAAAGCTGTAGTGCAAGCCAGATTGAACAAAAACCCGGGAGTAATAATGCCGATCAAGAAACGGGGAATAGTTCTCAGTTAGATAGTTTACAGGGCCAGGAGGAgtcaattataattataaaag ATCGTCCATCTGAAATCAATGATAAAGGCAAATTCGAGGCTGCCAAGGAAGTCAGTCATGATAGTTCTATGCCTTCTAAGATCATTGATGATGTGGGAAAAGAAGTTCAGTCAGTGTCTCCAGAtaaagccatgcaagaagagaaACACTTTACTTTTGAGGTCAACAAAAGTGCCGTTCTTGGACAAGATGGCGGTAgtttttcgtcatatcctacatTTCAAGTTTCTAATTTGCCAAAG GTTATTGATGGGCAAACCAAAGATTCTAGTAGCGGCAAATCGGATGGCAAGAAATTGCATGAAGTTTCTGGTAGTTCACAGAAGCCAGGTGTTTTGACCTCTCAAATAGGTGTTAAGGGGAAATCTGAGCGTAAACCTAGGCGAAAATCAGCTGGGAAGGAAGTTACTAAGAAAAGTAACCACCCGAAGGAAATAACTCCTGCAAGGAGTTTAGTACGAGGAGAAATATCAGCCGTGTCACTAACCCCTCTTGCAACGGGACAAGTTACTCATTTTGAAGCGGTCAAGTCCCAAGAGAATATTACAAAACCTGGGGTTGCTTTTTCATCACCAAAGCTTCCAGATTTGAACAATTCAACGTCTATGTTTCAGCAGCCATTTACTGATAATCAACAAGTGCAATTGCGTGCACAGATATTAGTCTATGGATCTTTGAT ATCAGGGTCTCCGCCTGAAGAGTCTCATATGATTGCTGCATTTGGGCAATCTG ATGGCGGACGGACTTGGGAGGGTGTTTGGCGCACTTGTATAGAAAGGCTTCGTGGACAGAAGTCCCAGCCCATACACAATACCCCTACACAACCACGATCAG ACTTGACAAATGCAGGTAGCAGAACTGAACAAGGAATTAAACAACCTTCTCTGCATACTAAGATTCCATCTTCACCTATTGTAGCAGCAGCCAACCAGGGTACACAACCAAATATTGCCTCCATGATTCCTCTTTCATCACCTTTATGGAATATCCCTGCCCCTTCTAACAGTTTGCTGTCTACTGGCATGCCAAAACCTGCCCGTCTTGATTATCATCAACCACTTTCTCCTCTACATCCTTACCAAACTACACCAGTTCAGAATTTTAGTGCGCTTAACCCTTCTTGGTTATCTCAGGGACCCTTTGCTGGTCAATGGGTAACTGCTTCTCCAATTCCCACTTTTAATCCGACCCCTCGTTTCCCCTCATTGCCTATAAATGAGCCAGTGAAATTGACCCCGGTCAAAGAATTGGCTATGAAGCATACATCTAATCCAATGACTCAAAGTTCCGTTCCTACCACATTTTCTGAGCCTTCCGGTGATCCCAAAAGCAGAAAGAGGAAAAAGGTTACTTCTTCCGTATTGCCTACTTCTCAACCTGCTCAAAATGTCGAGAAAGTTGTAATACCTGAGGAGACTTTGACCAAAGTTGAGGAGTCAAAGATACAAGCCGAGGAGGCCAATAAGCATGCTGTTAATGCAGCGAGTCAATGCCATGGTGTCTGGAGCCAACTAGAAAGACAATACAATTGTGGTTTGAATTCTGATGATGAAGCAAAACTGGTATCTTCAGCTGTTTCAATAGCAGCTGCTGCTTCTGTTGCTAAGGTGGCTGCAGCTGCTGCCAAAATTGCGTCAGATCTCGCGGATCAGGCAAGGTCGATGGCCACcgtttttttatcaaataaaagcCAAACTGCAGATCAAAGCGGCCATGTCAACAGATTTGATAAAGCTACTACTGATGCAATTTTAAAAGCTGCCGAGATGGCAGCTGAAGCAGTATCTCAAGCTGGAAAAATTGTTGCAATGAGTGAACCGGTGCCCTTAAGAGATTTGATTGAAGCAGGTCCTGAGGGTTACTGGAAGACTCCCCAGTCAGCATCCAAGCAGCAAGCTTTAGTTGCAGGAAATTTGAAGGGTACTGAGAAGAGAGTTGAATCTACCCCTGAAGTATCTAATAAAGGAAACTTGATTTCAGAATCTGGTTTATCAGGAAAAAAGAATTCTGAGAATTTGGCAGAGAATCAGACAATGGATGTTGATGATGTCTCGGTTCCCTTTACAAGGCATGCAAAGGACAAGAGAAAGCCAAGGGTTCGTAAAGGTCTTGAAATGCCAAAATCTGTCGGGGATGTACCTGAACCAGAGATTGGATCTATTACGGAAGGATGTCTAGTGGAG GTGTACAAAAATGACGATAAAGGTAATGGGGACTGGTTTGGAGCTAATGTATCGAGCTTGAAGGATGGAAAAGCCCTTGTATCTTACACGGAAATCCAATCGGATGAAG GGCAATTAAAAGAATGGGTCCCATTTGTGTTTGAGGACACCGAGGTACCCAAGATACGAGTAGCCCATCCTGTGACTACCATGCGTCTCGAAGGGAATAGAAAAAGGCGTAGGACAGCTTCGACAGATTTTGTGTGGTCCAGTGGAGATCGCGTGGATGTGTGGATACAGGATCG TTGGCGTGAGGGGGTTGTCATCGAGACAAACAAGATTGATGTTACTTCTCTGACCGTTAAATTCCCAG CTCAAGGAGAGACATCAGTCGTTAGATCATGGTTTGTTCGGCCTACTCTTGTCTGGAAGGATGGCAAATGGCTTGAGTGCGATCCATCTGATAAACTCCTTTCAGCTCAG GGGGACTCACGACAGGAAAAGCGATTAAAACTGGGAAGTCCTGTTGTGGAGAATAAAAGGGACGATGGGTCATCAGAGAATGTTGACCATGTTGACCTGGGAAAACAAGATGAGTCAAGAACTCTACCTTTGTCTACCCAAGAAAGTGTATTTACTGTTGGTAGCAGTAGAGACAATAAGAGGCTTGCTACTCATAGAACAATGAAGGATGGCTTGCAAAAGGAAGGCCCACGAGTAGTTTTTGGTGTTCCTAAACCCGGAAAAAAGCAGAAATTTATGGAAGTAAGCAAACATTATGTTGCTGATGTCACCAACAAGAATAAAATTCCACATGATTCTGTCAAGTTTACCAAATATTTGATCCCTCAAGCACCGGGATCACGTGGTTTAAAAAACAATTCTAGAAGTGACGCAAAGGAGAAAGAAGCTGTTGAAACCAGAACAAGAATCATCAGAAAGCCTCCAATTCCTACTGTCAGATCATTAAATTTTCCTAAATCCACAACCcgtgaaaataatcaaataagtCAAACGAGAGCGGATTCTGGCACTGATAGTGAGAACCAATTGGATCAACAAAACCAGATGGAGATCGGGTCCTCTTCCAACATTGAGGATGTACCAAGATATTCAGAATCAAATTCTGCGGAGCCTCAAAAGGGATTTTCTACCAAGTCTGAGCGCTCTAACAAACGGAAGTTTGTACCTACAGGCCGAAAGGCAGCTCAAGTTGAAAAATCACTTCCAGAAGTTGTGGAGACCCGGAGATCAAATCGTAAAATTCAGCCTACCTCAAGG TTATTAGAAGGTTTGCAAAGTTCTATTACTACTTCAAAGACACCTGCTGCTTCGCATTCTACTTACAGAAGCCCCAAGGTTACCCCAAGAG GAAACACGAAAAATGCTTGA
- the LOC122599354 gene encoding uncharacterized protein LOC122599354 codes for MAYFSSESKSSYISSLNRKSLFLQDWWLIKVQPGSKLGVGGFANKEKVWSRGRRVSGSVSAGKNQNHNTLETGIQAVCSLPIAKRLDYITLEAENGVIVMISGCINRSRTLSFGFSPEVCDHFRFGFPSNWKECTAKSSQEKCANLPKKLWEKCAKTKERSFPESFDDLPVTRVQDLLLTTEESESSVFTCIYRNILKQCTQDSFNQSASSVRSDKEISMNSKEAELDHNPDGEDGLENSKETESEYKQKEDDYTLNETPKLTKIARANERNTTRVSGHKRNPTSPLNQYQLRSARTSKSS; via the exons ATGGCATATTTTTCAAGTGAATCCAAATCTTCTTATATTTCTTCATTAAACCGTAAATCA cTTTTCTTACAAGATTGGTGGCTAATAAAGGTCCAACCGGGTTCCAAGTTAGGCGTTGGAGGTTTTGCAAACAAaga GAAAGTATGGTCACGAGGACGGCGAGTTTCTGGATCTGTGTCTGCCGGTAAGAATCAAAACCACAATACTCTCGAAACGGGAATTCAAGCTGTTTGTTCTTTACCGATTGCCAAGAGGCTGGATTACATCACACTTGAAGCTGAAAATGGTGTCATAGTCATGATTAGTGGTTGCATAAATAGGTCGCGCACACTATCTTTTGGCTTCTCTCCTGAA GTTTGTGATCATTTCCGTTTTGGATTTCCATCTAATTGGAAAGAGTGTACTGCTAAATCTTCCCAAGAGAAATGTGCTAATCTCCCAAAAAAGCTTTGGGAAAAATGTgctaaaacaaaagaaagatcTTTCCCTGAATCGTTTGATGATCTCCCAGTCACTCGAGTACAGGATTTATTGTTAACTACTGAGGAATCCGAATCTTCTGTTTTTACATGCATATATAGGAATATCTTGAAACAATGTACTCAAGACTCTTTTAATCAAAGTGCTTCTTCAGTCAGATCTGACAAGGAAATCTCCATGAACTCAAAGGAAGCTGAACTTGATCATAATCCAGATGGTGAAGACGGCTTGGAAAATTCTAAGGAAACTGAAAGTGAGTATAAACAAAAGGAGGATGATTATACATTAAATGAAACCCCCAAACTCACTAAAATAGCTCGAGCGAATGAAAGGAACACAACCAGAGTGTCAGGACATAAGCGAAATCCAACGAGCCCGCTTAATCAATATCAACTAAGATCTGCACGAACAAGCAAAAGTTCTTGA